A window of Agrobacterium vitis genomic DNA:
AGATCGGTGTTCCCATCAGCAAGATATCGGCTTCGAGAACCTTTGCACGGATCGCAGGCCATCCGTCTCCCTCGCCTTCATCCGACGTCACGCCCGGCTTGATATTGTGGTCAGCCAGCCGGATCGTTTCGGTTTCAACGCCGTACTTCTTGAATTCCTCGGCGATCAGCTCAAGCAACTTTCCGGTAGACGAGGCTTCCGACGAATCCGAAGTTTTGAGCGTGCCGTTGAGAGCGAGAACTTTGAGAGGCATGGATAACTCCTGTTCAAGTAAATACTGCCTGATATGACCCGGTGCGGCGTCCCAAGTTGTTGCGCCCTTATGCAGAACGCGTGCGCCACCTTCCGACAACCGCCTGACGCGGTAGCTACGGGCATCCAGCGCAGCGATTGGTTCTTCACGCCAGCAGGCCCGTTCTTGGGGAATTGAAACCCAATTCTTGACGGAAACTAACTGAGGGCACGAGTGAAAGTTCCGCTCGGCGTTCGCCCGCCAGCCTAGTACGATGCGCGCGCCCGTTCCTATGAGCTGGTCTTGCGGGCTTTTCGCTCGGCGTGCGTCCTCTTCAGGATGGCTTGTGAACGCTTGGCCGATTTTTCACAACGAAGATGAAGTGCTTCGAGTTCAGCGTCGGTCAACTTCTCAATCCCGATGAATTCATTCTCGGCGTCAGAGGAGAGTATGATCTCGTCGAGCTTGGTCTGAAGGGCAGTCCCATCCCGATTTTGGGTGTTCTGGATTAAGAACACCATTAGAAATGTGATAATGGTTGTGCCGGTATTGATCACCAGCTGCCACGTTTCCGAAAACCCGAAAAATGGCCCAGATACTGCCCAGATAACCACAGCGGCAACACAGAGAATAAAGGCGATCGGACTACCGGTTGCCCGGGCCGTTGCATTAGCGAATTTTGCAAACAGGCGATCCATGAACACTCCTCCGACGATCAGGGTTAAACACGTGGTCGATACGACCTGGCGAAGTCTGCCACTGGCCGAGGTCGCCAACAGATTCCCGCCGCAGCGCCCCTACTTCTCAGAACTCGGCGTCTCGCAACAGAAGCCAGGTCAGCCATGTCCGCGGGACCTGACCGGTAATAAGCACCATTCAGGAGGCTCGTAGAGACGCGTTTTAAAGCTAGCACTTGAGACATGGTCAACCTGTAAAGTTGGCTTGATCAACCGACCCCGTTGCTGAGGGTGACAACCGTCGCGACAAATACACCTGCGACGAGGCTGGCTCGTCACAGCCGTGGCAAAGAAACACACGCCTTCGCTCTCACAACGCAAACCACCACGATGAAGGAAATCCAATCAACTGCCTGTTTCGGAATGCGGCGCCGCAACGGGCTTTGATTCTGGTGATCCCCGGAAGCGCAGGAAAATCGAAAGCACCACGATCACTGCCGTCGACAGAAATTCGGATTGCCAGTTCTGAAAGGATTCGAACCAGAACTGCGTGCTGGCAAGATGCTGCATGATCGACTGAGCCGGGTGGCCATGCATGGCGGCTTCTGCGTTCTCAGCAATAGCGCTGTAGCGGAGGTGAAGAATGAAACTGGCGGCGAACAGCAGCGCGAGCGCTATGCCCAGCGAATATGAGTAGAGGGTTCGCAACCATCCACTCGCCCTCACGGCCCAGGAAGCGCCCGGTTGTCTCGCATGGCTTGCTGGATCTTCGTCCTGAGATGCGCTTTTGTCCGGATCTTTCGATTCCGCTGAGCCGCGCTGGAACAGCATAGCCGTCAGCATCACATATGCCGACATTTGCAGGAACTCGCTTTCCCAGTTCTCGAAGATGGCGGACAGGAAGTGTCCTGACGCGGCATAGGTTGCGAGCGACAGCGCCGTGCCACCATGCTGGATGATGTTCTCGTTGTTGACCTGCCATCCCGTCAAGAGCATTCCGGTTATGGTCGCGATGGTCAGCACCAACAGAACGATAGTCAGCCCATTGTCTTTCAGTACCCGCATTCATTGTCCCTCCCAATACGCTTGACGTCGTGAAAACGTCATAACCGGAAGCAGGGTTCCAGGACGGCGCGCCGTGAGGATCAACAGGTTAAATCTGTTCCTGTCCGGTGATATTGGCATTTGAAATCGCACCGAACTGCGGTGCCTTAGCCCGAGCTATCGACTCGAGAACATGCTTTTTTCCAGGTGCCGGCGCTCGATCTTGAATTTCTCCACCGGCGTGACCGAGGAGCGTCCACTATCGCAGTCGTGCATCCGGTTGAAGAGCGGCGGCGAATCCATCTCCGGCGCACACCACCAATCGATGGAACCGTCCGCACCGACGAGAGCGACGGTGCGTCCATCTCCGATAGCCGCATAGTGTTCGAGAAAACCATGCGTGCGTTCGGGGACGAGATGATGAAGCATTGACAGCCAATTCGAACTGCCCTCGCAAGAACGAGCGGCCAAAGTGTTTGGATTTGTCGGGAGAAAGCACGTTCCAAGCTGCGGTGAAAATCGTACTTGCGGAACCCAGAACGCCCTTCAGGGTTTATCGCGCAGTCCCCAAAAAGGAGATTGTATGATGGAAGACACTCGAAACCCTACGCCGCCATATCCTGAACAGCAGCAGGAGCCGCCAGGCAAGACTGCGGAAATGGCACCTGTCCCCGATCATGGTGAGAAGTCCTACAAGGGTGACGGCAAGCTGACCGGTAAAGTCGCCCTCATCACCGGAGCCGACTCCGGGATTGGCAAGGCCGTCGCTATCGCGTTTGCCCGCGAAGGCGCCGACATCGTCATTTCCTACCTGAACGAGGATGACGACGCCCGCGATACCGCAAAGTGGATCGAGGAAGCGGGACGCAAGGCTCTTGTCGTTCCGGGCGACATCAAGTCCGAGGAACATTGCAAGGATCTCGTACAGCGCGCCGTTAACGAACTTGGTGGCATCGACATCCTCGTCAACAATGCAGCGTTCCAGCGGACCTATGGCGACATCGCCGACATCACGGCCGAGGAATGGGACGAAACCTTCCGCACCAATATCTACGCACCATACTTCCTCTCGAAGGCCGCTGCTCCTCACATGAAGCCAGGTAGCTCGATCATTAACACGACCTCGATCCAGTCGCGGCAGCCGTCGCCTCAGCTTCTTGCATACGCGTCCACGAAAGGCGCGATTTCGAACTTCACGGCGGGTCTCGCCGAGATGCTTGCGGAAAAAGGCATTCGCGTAAATGCGGTCGCGCCGGGGCCGATCTGGACGCCGCTCATCCCTTCGACGATGCCAGCGGAAAAGGCTGCCAAGTTTGGGGAAAACACCCTTATCGGCCGGGCCGGACAGCCAGCAGAACTGGCGGGTGCCTACGTCCTGCTCGCCTCCGATCTGGGAAGCTACATGACGGGAGCCGTCATTCCGGTAACCGGAGGCGAGATCATGATCTGATACGCACCTGGCCGGCGGCCACTGGGTCGGCGGCCACCGTCAACACCTTAGTGTGCGGCATAACAGATCTATCTCCTGAGCCTGCAGTAAGGTCCGACCAAGCCAAAGGATAATAGTCTTGTGACGTCGAGCACTCCGGCCTGGATGGCTGTCTCAACCACTTGGTGCATAGGAAGCCCAATGACATTCATCAATGACAACCCACAGGGTGGGTTCTCTGACACTCGCAGCGACCGCTGGCTTATCCAGATCTTGCTGCCCCAACGAGATGATGCTGGGACGCCGTTCGAGGCCAATGTCTATGAACAAGTTCGCCAACGCCTGACCCAGGAGTTTGGGGGAATGACCTTCTATCGACACGCTCCAGCCGAGGGGACATGGCAGGCAAGCTCTAACACCGAACATGATGAGATCGTCCTCGCCGAAATTATGGCAGCTGATCTAGATGAAGACTGGTGGTCCGCTTACAAGAGCGAACTCGAGAAACGCTTCCATCAGAGTGAAATTGTCGTCCGAGCAATCCCGATCAAGCGGCTATAGCTATGTTGTTTCTGTCCGTTGACGCATGAACAGCACTAGAACCAAGGTGAACATCCACAGCCACATTGCGGACACGCCGATCAGCAGGCTGGAGCAATTGCTGCCGTGGAATTGGATACCGAAGACGCTGAACGCTCAGGCGACATAATCTGCGCTCCACAGTGGATGCCGACACCCCCTGCCGGACGGCTACCTCATAGGCCGACGCTATTTCTGAGCAGCCAAAACTGATAGTCCGCAAGATCGGTCGAGCGCACAGCACTTGTGCGGGGCTATTTGGTCCTGCCACGGCAAGGACAGGATAATGACGACGACGCTTCGAAACTACCATGCCCGGATGCAACGGGTCCTAGATCACATTGATCAGCATCTCGACCGCAATCTGGAC
This region includes:
- a CDS encoding low affinity iron permease family protein, which encodes MDRLFAKFANATARATGSPIAFILCVAAVVIWAVSGPFFGFSETWQLVINTGTTIITFLMVFLIQNTQNRDGTALQTKLDEIILSSDAENEFIGIEKLTDAELEALHLRCEKSAKRSQAILKRTHAERKARKTSS
- a CDS encoding DUF6766 family protein, producing MRVLKDNGLTIVLLVLTIATITGMLLTGWQVNNENIIQHGGTALSLATYAASGHFLSAIFENWESEFLQMSAYVMLTAMLFQRGSAESKDPDKSASQDEDPASHARQPGASWAVRASGWLRTLYSYSLGIALALLFAASFILHLRYSAIAENAEAAMHGHPAQSIMQHLASTQFWFESFQNWQSEFLSTAVIVVLSIFLRFRGSPESKPVAAPHSETGS
- a CDS encoding SDR family oxidoreductase — protein: MMEDTRNPTPPYPEQQQEPPGKTAEMAPVPDHGEKSYKGDGKLTGKVALITGADSGIGKAVAIAFAREGADIVISYLNEDDDARDTAKWIEEAGRKALVVPGDIKSEEHCKDLVQRAVNELGGIDILVNNAAFQRTYGDIADITAEEWDETFRTNIYAPYFLSKAAAPHMKPGSSIINTTSIQSRQPSPQLLAYASTKGAISNFTAGLAEMLAEKGIRVNAVAPGPIWTPLIPSTMPAEKAAKFGENTLIGRAGQPAELAGAYVLLASDLGSYMTGAVIPVTGGEIMI